From one Paenibacillus sp. FSL K6-1330 genomic stretch:
- a CDS encoding NAD(P)/FAD-dependent oxidoreductase, with amino-acid sequence MMNRNTSEDHDDIFDVAVVGAGAAGLSAALFLTRARRRTVIYDGGPVRNSMISKIHEYLGYEGSTPVEFLERGRSEVVSYGGEIRSETVLKIEARPDGLFDVWGSKMKITARAVVLATGLVDVLPMVPGLKEGLGKYVHLCPCFSGYEVRDKPFVAFGLPERLAQLGKFLTAWSSDVTVVSPHEFDSETLTRLDGFGVKTVQDEVTGLVTEGDQLVSIATASGTEVPCEAVFVAAPFKAASELAASLCEVDEAGFAVTDTYGRTSRPGVWAIGNATDQLAHLVHSAASGANIGPWVVDYLLETSLNPKKKE; translated from the coding sequence ATGATGAATCGCAATACTTCAGAAGACCATGATGATATCTTCGATGTGGCGGTGGTAGGGGCAGGAGCTGCAGGGCTAAGTGCAGCACTGTTTCTCACTCGAGCTCGTCGCCGAACAGTCATTTATGACGGAGGACCCGTTCGTAATTCAATGATCTCTAAGATTCATGAATACCTTGGGTATGAAGGAAGTACACCGGTCGAATTCCTGGAACGTGGGCGTTCCGAGGTGGTAAGCTACGGCGGAGAAATTCGCAGTGAGACCGTATTGAAGATCGAAGCAAGGCCCGATGGGCTCTTTGATGTCTGGGGCAGCAAGATGAAGATCACGGCTCGGGCCGTAGTACTGGCCACAGGGCTAGTCGATGTGCTCCCCATGGTGCCTGGCTTAAAAGAGGGGTTGGGCAAGTACGTTCATCTGTGCCCATGCTTCAGCGGATATGAAGTTCGGGACAAACCTTTCGTAGCCTTTGGACTTCCGGAGCGCCTTGCCCAGCTTGGAAAGTTCCTGACCGCGTGGTCTTCAGACGTAACGGTCGTAAGCCCACACGAGTTCGACTCCGAAACGCTGACAAGGCTTGATGGATTCGGAGTTAAAACCGTTCAAGACGAGGTGACCGGTCTGGTAACGGAAGGGGACCAACTCGTCTCCATCGCCACAGCGAGCGGCACGGAAGTGCCATGTGAAGCAGTTTTTGTGGCGGCCCCTTTCAAAGCTGCGTCTGAACTGGCTGCCTCTCTCTGTGAAGTAGACGAAGCCGGTTTCGCAGTTACCGATACGTACGGAAGAACGAGCCGACCAGGAGTATGGGCGATCGGGAATGCTACGGATCAGCTTGCCCATCTCGTTCATTCAGCCGCCTCCGGTGCGAATATTGGACCTTGGGTCGTTGACTATTTGCTTGAAACATCCCTGAATCCGAAGAAGAAAGAATAG
- a CDS encoding zinc-dependent alcohol dehydrogenase family protein: protein MRRIKEFISLQYKKFGNPLEVLELEQRVDDIQLQHDEIVVRMILSPINPSDLIPIRGAYKHRIQLPAVPGYEGVGVVEAVGSSVTTSLLGKRVLPLRGEGTWQQYVKTKANFAIRVPVEINNETASQMYINPMTAWLICTEELRLKSDDVLIVNACGSAIGRIFAQFPKVFGYRLIAVVRNDRHTQELHSLGAWAVIDTSKEWLVHRVLELTCGMGATAGIDSIGGQDGHDLIECIRPGGTVLSIGLMSGTQMNWAQIHQKHSNIRVKPYWLKRWIEGISDVRWHETFGDVFKLVIDGELTIQAPRTRFSLREYEKAIIETQQSGHTGKVILEPFLFN, encoded by the coding sequence GTGAGACGCATTAAGGAGTTTATTTCTTTACAGTATAAGAAGTTTGGAAATCCTCTTGAGGTGTTGGAATTAGAACAACGAGTAGACGATATACAACTTCAGCACGACGAAATAGTGGTTCGAATGATTCTTAGTCCAATCAATCCTTCTGACCTAATTCCGATTCGAGGTGCCTATAAACATCGAATTCAGCTGCCAGCAGTACCAGGATATGAAGGGGTTGGCGTTGTTGAAGCTGTTGGTTCATCCGTAACCACATCCCTTTTAGGTAAACGGGTACTGCCTCTACGTGGTGAGGGAACTTGGCAACAGTACGTGAAAACAAAAGCCAATTTTGCAATTCGAGTTCCCGTTGAAATCAATAACGAAACAGCAAGCCAAATGTACATTAACCCTATGACAGCGTGGCTTATTTGTACAGAAGAATTGCGGTTAAAGTCTGATGATGTGTTAATTGTAAATGCTTGCGGTTCTGCAATAGGACGTATTTTTGCACAGTTTCCAAAGGTGTTTGGATACAGATTGATTGCGGTGGTAAGAAATGATAGACATACCCAGGAACTGCATTCGCTTGGTGCTTGGGCGGTAATTGACACGTCTAAAGAATGGCTTGTCCATCGAGTTTTGGAATTGACCTGTGGGATGGGGGCAACGGCCGGTATTGATAGCATTGGCGGGCAAGATGGACACGACCTGATTGAGTGTATCCGTCCAGGTGGCACAGTCTTAAGTATTGGTCTTATGTCAGGAACCCAAATGAATTGGGCTCAGATACACCAAAAACATTCTAATATCAGAGTGAAGCCATATTGGCTTAAAAGATGGATTGAAGGTATCTCCGATGTTCGGTGGCATGAAACTTTTGGTGATGTATTCAAATTGGTGATAGATGGGGAATTGACTATTCAAGCACCAAGAACGCGTTTTAGTCTACGGGAATATGAGAAAGCAATTATAGAAACCCAACAAAGTGGTCACACAGGGAAGGTGATTTTGGAACCATTTTTATTCAACTAA
- a CDS encoding sigma-70 family RNA polymerase sigma factor, with the protein MNKKSNIEHDVQLAKHGDREAFSRLIHACERNLYGLARLYLKREEDCADAVQEAIYKSFAAMPTLKEPAYFKTWLSRILIHECLQLLRSQQRLRTVELANGGADSLPYEAIELNEAVTHLDDDLRKVIQLHYYRDMPVSRIAKIVGIPQGTVKSRLYRARAILAERLDPSTERSVSHDPIVGKESSRDDFAPILQPGSVVLLPAKSIWTARLAGDYDIIHRSWGVAV; encoded by the coding sequence GTGAATAAGAAATCAAATATAGAGCACGATGTTCAGCTTGCCAAGCATGGGGATCGGGAAGCCTTTAGCAGGCTGATCCACGCTTGCGAGCGTAATTTGTATGGCTTAGCCCGTTTGTACCTGAAGCGGGAAGAGGATTGTGCGGATGCTGTACAGGAAGCGATTTATAAATCCTTCGCAGCTATGCCTACCTTAAAGGAGCCTGCTTATTTCAAAACATGGCTGTCCCGTATTCTCATTCATGAATGCCTGCAACTGCTGCGTTCCCAGCAGCGGCTGCGCACGGTTGAACTTGCCAATGGCGGTGCCGATTCACTGCCGTATGAAGCGATCGAACTCAACGAAGCCGTGACTCACCTGGATGATGATTTACGCAAGGTCATTCAGCTTCACTATTACCGGGATATGCCGGTTAGCCGTATCGCCAAGATCGTAGGAATACCGCAAGGAACGGTGAAATCCCGGTTGTACCGAGCCCGCGCCATTTTGGCGGAAAGATTGGATCCCTCCACGGAAAGGAGCGTGAGCCATGACCCGATAGTAGGTAAGGAGTCGAGTCGGGATGACTTTGCTCCTATCCTACAGCCTGGTAGTGTTGTACTTCTGCCAGCCAAATCGATCTGGACGGCTAGGCTTGCCGGGGATTACGATATCATTCACAGATCATGGGGTGTGGCGGTTTAA
- a CDS encoding GNAT family N-acetyltransferase, translating into MGTNPNVRLMDKTDLGACSELMLKVFSGEPWYDQWDSVQHVQQYLTEFMDNPVFLGFVIEQDGKILGASFGHTKSWYSGKEYHIQEYYIDTGSQGSGLGSALMNGMKAYLSLIHIHCMVLLTEKDLPAEDFYRKHGFEVKKDIIFMANRF; encoded by the coding sequence ATGGGAACGAATCCGAACGTCAGATTGATGGACAAAACCGACCTTGGAGCATGCTCCGAGCTGATGCTCAAGGTCTTTAGCGGCGAACCCTGGTACGACCAGTGGGACTCCGTACAGCATGTGCAGCAATACCTCACGGAATTTATGGACAATCCGGTATTTCTGGGGTTTGTTATTGAACAGGATGGTAAGATCCTCGGTGCCTCTTTTGGTCATACGAAGAGCTGGTATAGCGGTAAGGAATATCATATCCAGGAATATTATATCGATACCGGTAGTCAGGGCAGCGGATTAGGCTCGGCATTAATGAATGGAATGAAGGCATACTTAAGTTTAATTCACATTCATTGCATGGTGCTGCTAACGGAAAAGGATCTTCCGGCGGAAGATTTTTATCGGAAACATGGTTTTGAAGTGAAGAAGGATATTATTTTTATGGCCAACAGATTTTAG
- a CDS encoding bis-aminopropyl spermidine synthase family protein: MIHYIEEVKTKVRLQEGVQVIEQLLVASYMRPGISTKELARHTYLPVPVASAIKKELIKAGALIQDRGVRCTDSGKSYIEHELGYGGIDIDLYQKLLAGEADWQEELSDVLARLTEILEQRPQVDVQIDQSQCTVETSLRRAILCLREHSLIGKNILCVGDDDLVSISLGLLLKRLFPHAKDQRAAITVMDIDERFLRFIQGAAAKEGLSVTCRHIDLRQPLPEGLNGQYDCFFTDPPYTLQGLTLFLSRGISALKRQKGCPIFLSFAHKSPDFTWSMQREFVRMGLSAKQVLLHFNQYIGAQMIGNSGQMIVLTTTEFTAPRVTDSFEDELYTGEVRRTVRTYRCIQCQGELQVGVQGDFSTIEDLKKQGCPVCVNHTFTWLAKKTI, encoded by the coding sequence ATGATCCATTATATAGAAGAAGTGAAAACCAAGGTTCGTCTGCAGGAAGGCGTCCAGGTGATCGAACAGCTGCTGGTAGCGAGTTATATGCGGCCCGGTATATCAACCAAAGAGCTGGCACGTCATACGTATCTGCCGGTTCCGGTTGCTTCGGCGATCAAGAAGGAGCTCATCAAGGCAGGGGCTCTCATTCAGGACCGGGGGGTGCGCTGCACCGATTCCGGGAAGTCCTATATTGAACACGAGCTGGGGTATGGAGGCATCGATATAGATCTGTATCAGAAGCTTCTGGCCGGCGAAGCCGATTGGCAGGAGGAGCTTTCTGATGTACTAGCGAGGCTCACGGAGATTCTGGAGCAGCGCCCGCAGGTCGATGTACAGATTGACCAATCCCAATGCACGGTAGAGACGAGTCTGCGGAGGGCGATTCTGTGTCTGAGGGAACACAGTCTGATCGGGAAGAACATTCTGTGTGTTGGCGATGACGACCTGGTGAGCATCTCGCTTGGTCTGCTGCTTAAACGGCTGTTCCCGCACGCGAAGGACCAAAGAGCCGCCATTACGGTTATGGATATCGATGAGCGATTCCTGCGATTTATCCAGGGCGCGGCTGCAAAAGAAGGCTTATCGGTTACATGCAGGCATATCGATCTCAGGCAGCCTTTGCCTGAGGGCTTGAACGGGCAATATGATTGCTTTTTCACGGATCCGCCGTACACGCTACAAGGGCTGACTCTGTTCTTATCCAGAGGCATTAGCGCGCTGAAACGCCAGAAGGGATGCCCCATCTTTCTCTCCTTCGCCCACAAATCTCCCGATTTTACATGGTCCATGCAGCGTGAATTCGTCCGTATGGGTTTATCGGCAAAGCAGGTCCTGCTTCATTTCAATCAATATATTGGTGCGCAGATGATCGGTAATAGCGGTCAGATGATCGTGTTAACAACGACGGAATTTACGGCGCCGCGTGTTACAGATTCTTTCGAGGATGAGCTCTACACAGGCGAGGTTAGGCGAACCGTTCGAACCTACAGATGCATCCAATGTCAGGGTGAGCTGCAGGTGGGCGTGCAGGGTGATTTTTCCACGATCGAGGATTTGAAGAAGCAGGGCTGTCCGGTATGCGTCAATCATACGTTCACATGGCTGGCTAAGAAAACGATCTGA
- a CDS encoding DNA topoisomerase III, with protein MKVLVLAEKPSVAKEIARVMGSREKQKNYFEGPKYIVTWALGHLVGLAEPEDYDKKYQTWVLEDLPILPDNTRLKVLKETSHQFKTVQHLMKRPDVGEMIIATDAAREGELLARWILKMAKWNKPFKRLWISSQTDKAIKEGFASLKPGQQFDRLYESARCRAEADWMVGLNVTRALTTKFNAQLSAGRVQTPTLGMIMDREKEIVNFRSQEYETLQADLGSFEVSWRPAGGDGRLFEKDKAAKLKQKLEGSTGKIVSVKKSEKTEPHPLAYDLTELQRDANRRFGFSAKQTSNVLQRLYEQHKLVTYPRTDSRYLTSDMVGTLKERLSSIAIGPYASIARPLLRKNLSPGKRVVDDSKVTDHHAIIPTEQTVLLNQLSVDERKLYDLIVRRFISLFYPPARYDNVSVTVQIEGEQLYAKGTTIKDSGWREVYGGDYDDDADDEQDDAPGQSSGKLLPELREGESVKVVCCVLKPGRTQPPKRYNEAALLSQMEKHGLGTPATRADIIEKLVSSDTIERQGQSLHPTGKGKQLIELVAPELRTPELTARWEAELERIAKGQGKPEPFLRGIRDMTKKLVTDVKGSDAEYKPHNVSNSHCPDCGTRLLEKKTKRGKLLVCPSDDCGYKRSGEKRLSNRRCPQCHKKMEMKEGKAGLFVQCLGCGITETLKKDAKHVNKREERKLVQQYSKPESIGSNLGDLLKAALEQKGKE; from the coding sequence ATGAAAGTATTAGTATTGGCTGAGAAGCCGTCCGTTGCGAAGGAAATTGCGAGAGTAATGGGCAGCCGCGAGAAGCAGAAGAATTATTTTGAAGGACCAAAATATATTGTGACCTGGGCGCTTGGACATTTGGTAGGACTTGCCGAACCCGAGGACTATGATAAGAAGTACCAGACCTGGGTTCTGGAGGATTTGCCGATCCTGCCGGATAACACAAGGCTTAAGGTGTTGAAGGAAACAAGTCACCAGTTCAAGACGGTCCAGCATCTGATGAAGCGCCCGGATGTCGGCGAGATGATTATTGCCACCGATGCTGCCCGTGAAGGGGAGCTGCTTGCGCGCTGGATCCTCAAAATGGCGAAGTGGAACAAGCCGTTCAAACGGCTGTGGATTTCTTCCCAGACGGATAAGGCGATCAAGGAAGGTTTTGCATCACTCAAGCCGGGGCAGCAGTTCGACAGGCTGTATGAGTCCGCACGCTGCCGAGCGGAAGCGGATTGGATGGTTGGGCTGAATGTGACGCGTGCGCTGACGACCAAATTTAATGCACAGCTGTCGGCAGGCCGGGTTCAGACGCCAACGCTCGGGATGATCATGGACCGGGAGAAGGAGATTGTGAATTTCCGCTCCCAGGAATATGAGACGCTGCAGGCGGATCTGGGGAGCTTTGAGGTATCGTGGCGTCCGGCCGGCGGAGACGGTCGTCTATTCGAGAAGGATAAGGCGGCCAAGCTGAAGCAGAAGCTGGAGGGCAGCACCGGAAAAATCGTCAGCGTGAAAAAGAGCGAAAAAACCGAACCGCATCCGCTGGCATACGATTTGACCGAACTGCAGCGGGATGCCAACCGCCGATTCGGGTTCTCGGCCAAGCAGACCTCGAATGTGCTGCAGCGCCTGTATGAGCAGCATAAGCTGGTCACCTATCCGCGTACGGACAGCCGTTACCTGACATCCGATATGGTCGGAACGTTGAAGGAAAGGCTGTCGAGCATTGCCATCGGGCCTTATGCGTCCATTGCTCGTCCGTTGCTGCGTAAGAACTTATCGCCAGGCAAACGGGTCGTGGATGACAGTAAGGTTACGGATCATCATGCCATCATTCCAACCGAACAAACCGTGCTGCTGAATCAGTTATCTGTCGATGAACGCAAGCTGTACGATCTTATCGTACGCCGGTTCATCAGCTTGTTCTATCCTCCTGCCCGTTACGATAACGTATCGGTTACAGTTCAGATTGAGGGGGAGCAGCTTTACGCGAAAGGGACTACGATCAAGGATAGCGGCTGGCGTGAGGTATACGGCGGCGATTATGATGATGACGCTGACGACGAGCAGGATGATGCTCCGGGTCAGTCTTCAGGCAAGCTCCTGCCGGAGCTGCGAGAAGGAGAGTCGGTGAAGGTGGTATGCTGCGTGCTGAAACCGGGACGTACCCAGCCGCCAAAGCGTTATAACGAAGCGGCGCTGCTCTCCCAGATGGAGAAGCACGGACTTGGAACCCCCGCGACCCGGGCTGATATCATCGAGAAGCTGGTTAGCTCGGACACGATTGAACGGCAGGGGCAATCCCTCCATCCGACAGGCAAAGGCAAGCAGCTGATTGAGCTTGTCGCTCCAGAGCTGAGAACACCGGAACTCACGGCGCGCTGGGAGGCCGAGCTCGAACGGATCGCGAAGGGGCAAGGCAAGCCGGAACCATTCTTGCGCGGAATACGGGACATGACCAAGAAGCTGGTCACGGATGTGAAGGGAAGCGATGCGGAGTATAAACCGCATAATGTCTCGAACAGCCACTGTCCGGATTGCGGGACAAGACTGCTGGAGAAGAAGACCAAGCGCGGCAAGCTGCTAGTCTGCCCGAGTGACGACTGCGGATATAAGCGTTCAGGCGAGAAGCGTCTGTCCAACCGCCGCTGCCCGCAGTGCCACAAGAAGATGGAGATGAAAGAAGGCAAGGCGGGGCTGTTCGTGCAGTGCCTGGGCTGCGGCATTACGGAAACGCTGAAGAAGGACGCCAAGCATGTGAACAAACGCGAGGAGCGGAAGCTCGTGCAGCAATACAGCAAGCCGGAGTCGATTGGTTCGAACCTGGGCGACCTGTTGAAGGCGGCCCTTGAGCAGAAGGGGAAGGAATAA
- a CDS encoding DUF1294 domain-containing protein, giving the protein MRPALIVWFIFINAVAYLVMSEDKRRARMGRDRVPERTLFLLAAIGGALGVWIAMYRKRHKTRHLSFKLGVPLLLVVNVALYTYFWG; this is encoded by the coding sequence GTGAGACCTGCACTGATCGTTTGGTTTATTTTTATCAATGCGGTAGCCTATCTGGTCATGTCCGAGGATAAACGGCGTGCCAGAATGGGACGGGATCGGGTTCCGGAGCGAACACTATTTCTGCTAGCTGCCATCGGCGGGGCCTTGGGTGTATGGATTGCCATGTACCGCAAACGTCATAAAACGAGGCATTTATCTTTTAAACTGGGCGTGCCGCTGTTGTTAGTCGTGAATGTCGCGCTATACACGTACTTCTGGGGATAA
- a CDS encoding universal stress protein — MLFTKILLAYDGSKAANKALGRAVELAKVTPGATLDVIHAYDFPRFFVGEGLAPIPASLNKDVYDLAVQTTEEIRERIENSGVTGQVEMIQGPPAEVILEYANQNGSDLIVIGSRGLGGIREFVLGSVSHNVVQHAKIPVLVVK, encoded by the coding sequence ATGCTTTTTACTAAAATTCTTCTAGCTTACGACGGCTCCAAAGCAGCGAATAAAGCGCTCGGACGTGCGGTTGAACTTGCTAAGGTAACACCGGGAGCTACGCTGGATGTCATTCATGCTTACGATTTTCCGCGTTTCTTCGTTGGGGAAGGGCTTGCCCCGATTCCAGCTTCACTTAATAAAGATGTCTACGATCTTGCCGTGCAGACGACAGAGGAAATCCGCGAGCGGATTGAGAACTCAGGCGTTACCGGTCAAGTGGAGATGATCCAGGGTCCTCCGGCTGAAGTTATTCTGGAGTACGCGAATCAGAACGGCAGTGATCTTATTGTCATCGGCAGCCGCGGTCTTGGCGGAATTCGCGAGTTTGTACTCGGCAGTGTCAGCCATAACGTAGTGCAGCATGCAAAGATCCCGGTACTGGTAGTGAAATAA
- a CDS encoding histidine phosphatase family protein, with the protein MAIYLVRHGQDEEGYRGGWSQRGLINEGIGQAEKLGQYLNEHKHVYNIHRIVCSDLQRAYQTAAIIADKLGLPFQAFEDWREMNNGLLAGMPNPIAEERYPGLYFSSLRMDEKYPGGESPQENFVRIKDTFTKLCQDQVSANHHENVLVVTHGGVINIIYHLMKDITWSNKNPFFPVANTGLHKIEYRDGRWELTLENATPHL; encoded by the coding sequence ATGGCTATTTATCTCGTTAGGCATGGTCAAGATGAAGAAGGGTACCGCGGAGGGTGGAGCCAGCGCGGGCTCATAAACGAAGGGATCGGGCAAGCGGAGAAGCTGGGGCAATACTTGAATGAACACAAGCATGTTTATAATATCCACCGGATCGTGTGTAGCGATCTGCAGAGGGCTTATCAGACTGCGGCCATCATTGCCGATAAGCTTGGCCTTCCCTTTCAAGCTTTCGAGGATTGGCGGGAGATGAATAATGGTCTGCTCGCCGGAATGCCCAACCCCATAGCAGAGGAGAGGTATCCAGGTTTGTATTTTTCCAGTTTACGGATGGACGAAAAATACCCTGGCGGTGAGAGCCCCCAGGAGAATTTTGTGCGGATTAAGGATACCTTCACCAAACTATGCCAAGATCAGGTATCGGCGAATCATCATGAGAACGTATTGGTTGTCACTCACGGTGGAGTTATCAATATCATTTATCATCTGATGAAGGATATAACATGGAGCAATAAGAATCCGTTCTTTCCCGTGGCGAACACTGGGCTGCACAAGATCGAATACCGCGACGGACGTTGGGAGCTTACCCTGGAGAATGCAACACCTCATCTATAA
- the purE gene encoding 5-(carboxyamino)imidazole ribonucleotide mutase: MTAQVGVIMGSQSDWDTMSHACQVLDELEIPYEKKVVSAHRTPDLMFRYAEEAEGRGLRVIIAGAGGAAHLPGMVASKTVLPVIGVPVKSKALKGLDSLLSIVQMPGGIPVATVAIGKAGATNAGLLAAQILGTSDAGIRERVQARRDRIRDEVLESSDNL, translated from the coding sequence ATGACAGCACAAGTAGGAGTCATTATGGGAAGCCAATCAGATTGGGATACGATGTCCCATGCATGCCAGGTGCTAGACGAGCTTGAAATTCCTTATGAGAAAAAAGTCGTATCCGCTCACCGGACGCCGGACTTGATGTTCCGGTATGCCGAGGAAGCGGAAGGCCGGGGGCTTCGCGTCATTATTGCTGGAGCCGGCGGAGCCGCTCATCTGCCCGGGATGGTCGCTTCGAAGACGGTATTGCCGGTCATTGGCGTTCCGGTGAAATCGAAAGCGCTGAAGGGATTGGATTCATTGCTGTCGATCGTGCAGATGCCAGGGGGCATTCCGGTAGCGACTGTAGCGATCGGCAAAGCGGGAGCCACGAACGCCGGATTGCTCGCAGCCCAGATTTTAGGCACTTCGGATGCAGGGATTCGCGAAAGAGTTCAAGCGCGCCGAGACCGTATCCGTGATGAAGTGCTGGAAAGCAGCGATAACTTATGA
- the purK gene encoding 5-(carboxyamino)imidazole ribonucleotide synthase, giving the protein MMENGAQQTRVSGKKLLPGSVIGVLGGGQLGRMIALDGIRMGYSFVTLDPTPNSPLGQMAEQVTARYDDVEAARQLAVKADVITYEFENVDAGVAQLLEEQSYVPQGSKLLYTTQHRLREKAAIEAAGVPVAPYREITSLEDLRSAASELGLPCVLKTAMGGYDGKGQAVLRSEDELESAYRELAASGTELVLEKFVKFACEISVIAARTPSGIVKSFPPAENVHVNNILHLSIVPARVTSEVKRKACQLAERVAEGMGAVGLLAVEMFVTEDGELYVNELAPRPHNSGHYTMEACSTSQFEQHVRAICDLPLGDTTLLSPVVMVNLLGQHLEEAVRRFGEHDALAESLGVVPKLHLYGKSESKFNRKMGHINLLCGDVDAALEWVEKTNIWRQD; this is encoded by the coding sequence ATGATGGAGAACGGAGCACAGCAGACGCGCGTATCTGGCAAAAAGCTACTGCCTGGTTCCGTCATTGGCGTACTTGGCGGGGGACAGCTCGGACGGATGATCGCGCTGGACGGGATCCGGATGGGATATTCGTTCGTCACCCTCGATCCGACGCCGAACTCCCCGCTCGGCCAGATGGCCGAGCAGGTTACGGCCCGGTATGACGATGTGGAGGCTGCCCGGCAGCTCGCCGTCAAGGCTGATGTCATTACGTACGAATTCGAAAATGTCGATGCGGGCGTGGCCCAGCTTCTGGAGGAGCAGTCTTATGTTCCGCAAGGAAGCAAGCTGTTGTACACCACGCAGCACCGGCTGCGCGAGAAGGCCGCGATTGAAGCGGCTGGCGTACCGGTTGCACCGTATCGTGAAATAACAAGCTTGGAAGATTTACGATCCGCTGCCTCTGAACTTGGACTTCCCTGCGTGCTTAAGACCGCCATGGGAGGTTATGATGGTAAAGGGCAAGCGGTTCTCCGCAGCGAAGATGAGCTGGAATCAGCCTACAGGGAGCTGGCTGCCAGCGGGACTGAGCTGGTGTTGGAGAAGTTTGTGAAGTTTGCGTGCGAGATCTCTGTGATCGCGGCGCGCACCCCCAGCGGCATCGTGAAGAGCTTCCCTCCGGCAGAGAACGTGCATGTCAACAATATTTTGCACTTGTCGATTGTGCCTGCTCGCGTGACGAGTGAAGTAAAGCGCAAAGCATGCCAGCTCGCGGAACGTGTGGCAGAAGGAATGGGAGCTGTTGGCCTGCTGGCTGTCGAGATGTTTGTGACCGAGGATGGGGAGCTGTACGTGAATGAGCTTGCACCTCGTCCGCATAACTCGGGTCACTATACGATGGAGGCATGCTCAACCTCCCAATTCGAGCAGCATGTGAGAGCGATCTGCGATTTGCCGCTCGGGGACACAACGCTGCTGAGCCCGGTCGTCATGGTGAACCTCCTGGGGCAGCATCTGGAGGAAGCGGTACGGCGTTTTGGAGAGCACGACGCGCTTGCAGAGTCTCTCGGCGTTGTGCCTAAGCTTCATCTATACGGCAAGAGCGAGTCGAAGTTTAACCGCAAGATGGGACATATCAACCTCTTGTGCGGGGATGTCGATGCAGCGCTTGAATGGGTAGAGAAAACTAATATTTGGAGGCAGGATTAA